From Halobacillus sp. Marseille-Q1614, the proteins below share one genomic window:
- a CDS encoding aminotransferase class I/II-fold pyridoxal phosphate-dependent enzyme — MKYGSKQVNSLPPYLFSVFHQKKKKLQEKGVDVIDLGIGAPDLPTPSFIIQRLSEEARKPSNHKYSPYGGCSEFRQAVASFYKRHYDVSLDPDTEVLALIGSKEGIAHMISAVLDPGDGVLVPDPGYPVYQSAIHLAYGSMIPLPLDEAKGYVPQFDELSDFELADAKLMLLNYPSNPTGGTVDLNAFKEAVEFARRHQLLVVQDAAYDLVTFGGYKAPSILQVPGAKDISVEFGSLSKSFNMTGWRIGYVVGNKELIQALSIVKSNMDTSQFLAIQKAAAAALTSDFSTVKANNAVYEERMGKLLPALEEIGMKAARPKGTFFLWAKVPDGYTSQSFSQKILEEAGVILTPGTAFGAGGEGYVRLSLSVPSARLEEAACRMRKIMKGGSAGEAD; from the coding sequence ATGAAATATGGTTCAAAACAGGTGAATAGTCTGCCTCCTTATCTGTTTTCTGTTTTTCATCAAAAGAAGAAGAAACTTCAGGAAAAGGGAGTCGACGTCATTGATTTAGGGATTGGGGCACCGGATCTGCCAACCCCGTCTTTTATTATTCAACGCCTTAGTGAGGAAGCCCGAAAGCCGTCCAACCACAAATACTCGCCTTATGGAGGCTGTTCTGAATTTAGACAAGCTGTGGCCTCTTTTTATAAAAGGCATTACGACGTTTCTTTAGATCCAGATACAGAGGTGCTCGCCTTGATTGGTTCTAAAGAAGGGATTGCCCATATGATCAGCGCGGTTCTTGATCCCGGGGATGGTGTACTCGTGCCGGACCCTGGCTATCCCGTTTATCAGTCTGCCATTCACTTAGCGTATGGATCCATGATCCCGCTTCCGCTTGATGAAGCTAAAGGATATGTTCCTCAGTTTGATGAACTCTCAGATTTTGAGCTTGCAGATGCGAAACTGATGCTGCTGAATTATCCGAGTAATCCAACAGGAGGCACAGTTGATCTTAATGCTTTTAAAGAAGCGGTCGAGTTTGCAAGACGGCACCAGCTGTTGGTCGTACAGGATGCGGCATATGATTTAGTCACGTTTGGCGGCTATAAAGCTCCAAGTATTTTGCAGGTTCCAGGAGCGAAGGACATAAGCGTCGAATTCGGCTCGCTGTCGAAAAGTTTTAATATGACAGGCTGGAGAATCGGCTACGTCGTTGGAAACAAAGAATTAATTCAGGCGTTATCCATTGTTAAAAGCAATATGGATACGAGTCAGTTTTTAGCCATCCAAAAAGCTGCCGCAGCCGCATTAACCAGTGATTTTTCAACGGTTAAGGCTAATAATGCCGTCTATGAAGAAAGGATGGGAAAACTGCTTCCCGCTCTTGAAGAAATCGGCATGAAAGCAGCAAGGCCGAAGGGGACGTTTTTCCTCTGGGCGAAAGTGCCAGATGGCTATACATCACAGTCTTTTTCACAGAAAATACTCGAAGAAGCCGGTGTCATTCTTACACCAGGGACAGCCTTCGGTGCCGGGGGAGAAGGATATGTCCGGCTGTCCTTATCTGTTCCATCGGCGCGGTTGGAGGAAGCGGCCTGCCGGATGAGAAAAATCATGAAGGGAGGGAGCGCGGGTGAAGCAGACTGA
- a CDS encoding acyl-CoA dehydrogenase family protein, with the protein MHLRLTDEQEMVKKTIRKFVEKELIPLENDVLRNEREGRPSLPEGKMKELQLKAKEAGFWGINTPAEYGGADLGQMMLAIVQMEVARTFVPFQFGGSADNILYYGNEEQKQKYLIPTINGEKKSCFAMTEPGAGSDTRNLRMTAVKDGDEWVLNGEKTFITGGNEADFVMVIAITDKEMHKSSGGRKGVTCFIADRSMGWKSEYIHTMGEWGPAALVFDNVRVPEENILGEINKGYDLGLEWIGFARWIVGARAVGSAERLLNMAIDYANERETFGKPISTRQAIQWQIADSAVEIEAAKWLVLNAAFTLDQGEDNRHYASMAKLYGSNMGNNVVDRVLQIHGGMGYTRELPIERWYREARLWRIYDGTDEIQRLIISRNLLKGHVKIG; encoded by the coding sequence ATGCATTTACGCTTAACGGATGAACAGGAAATGGTGAAAAAAACAATCCGTAAATTCGTGGAGAAAGAGTTAATTCCTTTAGAAAATGATGTACTTAGAAATGAAAGAGAAGGAAGGCCCAGCCTCCCGGAAGGAAAAATGAAGGAATTGCAGCTTAAAGCAAAAGAAGCGGGGTTTTGGGGCATCAATACACCTGCAGAATATGGGGGCGCAGATCTTGGTCAGATGATGCTGGCGATCGTGCAGATGGAGGTCGCCCGCACGTTCGTTCCGTTTCAGTTCGGCGGTTCTGCTGATAACATTTTATATTACGGAAATGAAGAGCAGAAGCAAAAGTATCTTATTCCAACGATTAATGGTGAGAAAAAATCCTGTTTTGCGATGACGGAACCGGGAGCAGGGTCTGACACGAGAAATCTTCGGATGACCGCAGTGAAAGACGGAGATGAGTGGGTGCTAAATGGAGAAAAAACATTTATCACCGGTGGAAATGAAGCTGATTTTGTAATGGTAATCGCGATTACTGATAAAGAGATGCATAAGTCTTCGGGCGGAAGAAAAGGTGTGACCTGCTTTATTGCCGACCGTTCTATGGGCTGGAAATCAGAATATATCCATACAATGGGCGAATGGGGACCGGCGGCACTGGTTTTCGATAATGTAAGAGTTCCAGAAGAGAATATTTTAGGCGAGATCAATAAAGGCTATGACCTTGGCCTTGAATGGATTGGCTTTGCCCGCTGGATCGTCGGAGCGCGTGCAGTTGGTTCTGCGGAGCGTCTTCTCAATATGGCAATTGATTACGCTAATGAACGCGAAACGTTTGGGAAGCCGATTTCGACCCGCCAGGCTATTCAGTGGCAGATTGCCGATTCAGCGGTAGAAATTGAAGCAGCCAAATGGCTCGTCCTCAATGCAGCATTTACTTTAGATCAAGGAGAAGATAACCGTCATTATGCTTCTATGGCGAAACTTTATGGATCTAACATGGGGAACAATGTGGTCGACCGTGTGCTGCAAATCCACGGAGGTATGGGGTATACGAGAGAGCTTCCGATTGAGCGCTGGTACCGTGAAGCTCGTTTATGGAGAATTTACGACGGAACAGATGAGATTCAGCGTTTAATTATTTCCAGAAATCTATTAAAAGGACATGTAAAAATCGGATAA
- a CDS encoding thiamine pyrophosphate-binding protein, with translation MKQTEQMSSAQAIIECLKIEGIQKVFCVPGESYLPVMDAIYDEPSIKLISTRHEGGASFMAEGFAKASGQPGVVMATRGVGGSNLAIGVHTAYQDSTPMIVLLGQVDSRFRGREGFQEVDLDRFFAPIAKWTVEIQEAKRVPEIVQRALRIAQTGRPGPVVISLPEDLLKKSAAMEFGKPVDRPSPCPSLREVQGTEKLLLKAKRPLVIAGGGVKNAGAEKTLVQFAEKFSLPVMAAFRRHDVFPNNHSLYAGHLGLGTNPEILKTVKEADAIIAIGTRLSEVTTQDYSLIRNDQTLIHIDIDTNTLGKVYAPDIGIVADAKEGLTALMEMKLPVVFEEWGKAGREAYQALLKPEKEESVNKKIIALLQKHLPKDAILTNDAGNFAGWLHAYYQFNQKNTYIGPTSGAMGYGMPAALGAKLAWPNRTVVSLSGDGGFMMTMQELETAVRYQIPVISIVFNNRMYGTIRMHQEIHFPYKTIGTDLGSVPFYKIAQGFGALGIYVREPEEFEQALLQVLKEGKPAVIEVESDPEQISLTSTIEQLRQNGKNNN, from the coding sequence GTGAAGCAGACTGAGCAAATGTCGAGTGCACAGGCGATTATTGAATGCCTGAAGATCGAAGGCATTCAAAAAGTGTTCTGCGTGCCGGGTGAAAGCTATCTTCCCGTCATGGATGCCATCTACGATGAACCGAGCATTAAGCTTATTTCCACAAGGCATGAAGGCGGAGCTTCCTTTATGGCCGAAGGATTTGCTAAAGCAAGTGGACAGCCGGGAGTGGTAATGGCAACACGGGGAGTCGGGGGATCTAACCTGGCTATAGGCGTTCACACCGCCTATCAGGACTCAACGCCGATGATCGTTTTACTAGGGCAAGTGGACAGCCGGTTTAGAGGAAGAGAAGGGTTTCAGGAAGTGGACTTAGACCGATTTTTTGCCCCGATTGCGAAGTGGACAGTAGAGATTCAGGAAGCAAAGAGAGTACCAGAAATTGTTCAAAGAGCTTTGCGTATCGCACAAACCGGGCGTCCTGGTCCTGTAGTCATCTCCCTGCCTGAGGATTTATTAAAAAAAAGTGCCGCCATGGAGTTTGGAAAGCCGGTGGATAGGCCTTCTCCGTGTCCTTCCTTACGTGAGGTGCAGGGAACCGAAAAGCTGCTTTTGAAGGCAAAGCGTCCGCTTGTGATTGCTGGCGGGGGAGTAAAGAATGCCGGTGCGGAAAAAACTCTCGTGCAATTCGCTGAAAAATTCAGTCTTCCCGTTATGGCGGCTTTTCGCAGACATGATGTTTTTCCGAACAATCATTCCCTGTACGCCGGCCATCTTGGCTTAGGGACAAATCCAGAGATTCTAAAAACCGTTAAGGAAGCCGATGCGATCATTGCTATTGGAACAAGACTTTCTGAAGTAACGACCCAGGATTACTCGCTTATTCGTAATGACCAGACGCTGATCCATATCGATATCGATACTAACACCCTTGGAAAAGTTTACGCCCCGGACATTGGTATAGTCGCAGATGCCAAAGAGGGACTGACAGCGCTTATGGAAATGAAGCTTCCTGTAGTCTTTGAAGAATGGGGGAAGGCAGGGAGAGAGGCTTACCAAGCATTACTTAAGCCTGAGAAGGAAGAGTCAGTAAACAAAAAGATTATCGCCCTTTTACAAAAGCATCTGCCTAAAGATGCCATTCTGACAAACGATGCCGGGAACTTTGCCGGCTGGCTTCATGCCTATTATCAATTTAATCAAAAAAACACATACATTGGCCCTACCTCAGGGGCAATGGGCTACGGCATGCCTGCTGCTTTAGGTGCGAAACTGGCCTGGCCAAACCGGACGGTCGTTTCTTTGTCAGGAGACGGCGGCTTTATGATGACGATGCAGGAGCTGGAAACAGCCGTACGCTATCAGATTCCTGTCATCAGCATCGTATTTAATAACCGAATGTATGGAACCATCCGAATGCATCAGGAAATCCATTTTCCATATAAAACAATCGGCACTGATTTAGGCAGTGTGCCGTTTTACAAAATCGCTCAAGGATTTGGTGCTTTAGGCATTTACGTGAGGGAGCCGGAAGAATTCGAGCAGGCTCTTTTACAGGTGTTAAAAGAAGGAAAGCCCGCTGTGATTGAAGTAGAAAGTGATCCTGAACAGATTTCACTCACATCAACGATCGAGCAATTAAGACAAAACGGCAAAAATAATAATTAA
- a CDS encoding aldehyde dehydrogenase family protein yields MSRRVIQDDKLKNFINGNWQEPSGGKYTDVTNPANLETLVKVPLSTAGDVEAATEAAKKAQKNWALVPAPQRAEVLYRVGMIMKERKEYLSQLLTMENGKVIEEARGEVQEGIDMAFYMAGEGRRLFGQTTPSELKDKFAMSVRAPVGVVGIITPWNFPIAIATWKSFPAIVAGNAVVWKPATETPIMAFELARIFEEAGLPEGVINVVFGSGSTVGEAMIEQDTIRVISFTGSNEVGRNIAGKCGQRLKKVSLEMGGKNAVIVMDDADLSLAVEGILWSAYGTSGQRCTACSRVMVHESVKEELEKRLLTEIAKLSIGNGLDESVKVGPIINRSGLEKIKAYIQVGKEEGAKLLTGGYIMENGTHANGHYFAPTLFTDVRGDMRIAQEEIFGPVVSLIPVKSLEEAIEINNSVEYGLSSSIFTRDVNKVFAAQRDLDTGIVYVNAGTTGAEIHLPFGGTKGTGNGHRDSGVAALDVFTEWKAVYVDFSGRLQRAQIDVE; encoded by the coding sequence ATGAGTCGCAGAGTGATTCAAGATGACAAGCTGAAAAATTTTATTAATGGAAACTGGCAGGAACCATCGGGCGGAAAGTACACAGACGTAACAAACCCGGCTAATTTAGAAACGCTTGTGAAGGTTCCTTTATCGACCGCAGGAGACGTCGAAGCAGCTACAGAAGCTGCGAAAAAAGCGCAAAAAAACTGGGCACTCGTTCCGGCTCCCCAAAGAGCTGAAGTGCTGTACCGCGTCGGAATGATTATGAAGGAGCGTAAAGAATATTTATCGCAGCTCCTGACGATGGAAAATGGAAAAGTCATTGAAGAAGCGCGCGGTGAAGTACAGGAAGGCATTGATATGGCCTTTTATATGGCTGGGGAAGGGCGCAGGTTATTCGGCCAGACGACTCCTTCTGAGTTGAAAGATAAGTTTGCGATGAGCGTTCGTGCTCCTGTTGGTGTAGTCGGCATCATTACACCATGGAATTTTCCAATAGCGATTGCAACGTGGAAGTCGTTCCCTGCCATTGTTGCCGGAAATGCAGTCGTCTGGAAACCGGCGACAGAAACACCGATCATGGCTTTTGAACTGGCGAGAATTTTTGAAGAAGCCGGACTGCCTGAGGGTGTCATCAACGTCGTGTTTGGCTCAGGATCTACAGTAGGCGAAGCGATGATTGAGCAGGATACAATCCGCGTGATCTCTTTTACAGGTTCAAATGAAGTCGGCCGAAATATTGCCGGGAAATGCGGCCAGCGCCTGAAAAAAGTTTCACTTGAAATGGGCGGGAAGAACGCGGTGATTGTCATGGATGATGCCGATCTTTCATTAGCTGTCGAAGGAATTCTATGGAGCGCCTATGGAACGAGCGGCCAGCGTTGCACCGCCTGCAGCCGGGTGATGGTTCATGAGAGCGTAAAGGAAGAACTGGAGAAACGTCTGCTTACAGAAATTGCGAAACTGTCAATCGGAAATGGGTTAGACGAATCAGTTAAAGTAGGACCGATTATTAACCGCAGCGGCCTAGAGAAAATCAAAGCTTATATACAAGTTGGTAAAGAAGAAGGGGCCAAGCTTTTAACAGGCGGCTACATTATGGAAAACGGAACGCACGCCAATGGTCATTATTTTGCGCCGACGCTGTTTACGGATGTTCGAGGAGATATGCGGATTGCCCAGGAAGAAATATTTGGTCCGGTCGTTTCCTTGATTCCTGTGAAAAGCCTGGAAGAAGCGATCGAAATTAACAACAGTGTGGAGTATGGATTATCGAGCTCCATTTTTACGAGGGACGTTAATAAAGTATTCGCGGCTCAACGCGATTTAGATACAGGAATTGTTTACGTAAACGCAGGAACAACAGGGGCGGAAATACATCTTCCTTTTGGCGGAACAAAAGGAACTGGGAATGGACACCGTGATTCTGGTGTAGCAGCGCTTGATGTGTTTACCGAATGGAAAGCCGTCTATGTCGATTTCAGCGGCAGGCTGCAGCGCGCGCAAATCGACGTGGAGTAG
- a CDS encoding MaoC family dehydratase N-terminal domain-containing protein has product MFEHTIGKRSNKVKNIVERGAVKKFAEAIGDPHPIFCDEEKYSRNIAPPTFPRVFDYGVIEELNLPGKGLIHGEQIYHYERPLFVGEEIYCSAEVKDYYEKSGKSGSMGFLKVKRCGNDVNGNLIFSEEQVVIITEAVRKGMTV; this is encoded by the coding sequence ATGTTTGAACATACGATTGGCAAACGATCCAATAAAGTAAAAAACATAGTAGAACGAGGCGCAGTGAAAAAATTTGCGGAAGCAATCGGGGACCCTCACCCTATTTTTTGCGATGAAGAAAAATACAGCCGGAATATCGCTCCGCCTACCTTTCCGAGAGTCTTTGATTACGGTGTGATCGAGGAGCTCAACCTGCCGGGCAAAGGGCTGATCCACGGTGAACAAATCTATCATTATGAGCGGCCGCTGTTTGTAGGGGAAGAGATTTATTGCTCCGCGGAAGTGAAAGATTACTATGAGAAAAGCGGAAAAAGCGGAAGTATGGGATTTTTAAAAGTAAAGCGCTGCGGTAATGACGTAAATGGCAATTTAATATTTTCAGAAGAACAAGTCGTTATCATTACGGAGGCGGTTCGAAAGGGGATGACCGTATGA
- a CDS encoding saccharopine dehydrogenase C-terminal domain-containing protein: protein MKVAVLGSGLMGKEAARDLVRSKGVKKVGLADIDFNRAEAVCQSIHSPKIKAYKVDAGNSAELAAFIKQFDVVINALFYSFNKIVAETAIEVGISSVDLGGHIGHITDQVLELDEEAKAAGVTIIPDLGVAPGMINILSGYGASKLDELKSIRLFVGGIPVQPEPPLEYNHVFSMEGLLDHYTDPSTIIRNGRLAEVPSLTEVEQLHFERFGPLEAFHTSGGTSTLLKSYPAIDTLEYKTIRYRGHAEKMKLLVDLQLTRNDYEVEVGGVKVKPREVLLKTLDPIVDLKDKDDAVLLRVCVGGMKNGADTTYQYEMVTYKDRENKVTAMARATANTISVVAQMIGSQAITKKGVCPPEQIVPGNLYIVEMAKRGVVINEKRI from the coding sequence ATGAAAGTAGCTGTTCTAGGATCTGGTTTAATGGGGAAAGAAGCAGCGCGAGATTTAGTCAGAAGTAAAGGTGTAAAAAAAGTAGGACTGGCGGATATCGATTTCAACCGAGCCGAAGCCGTGTGCCAATCTATCCATTCACCGAAGATTAAAGCCTATAAAGTAGATGCAGGGAATTCAGCTGAATTAGCCGCATTTATTAAGCAGTTTGATGTTGTCATTAATGCATTATTTTATTCTTTTAATAAAATAGTAGCAGAGACTGCTATTGAAGTAGGAATAAGCTCTGTAGACTTAGGAGGACATATCGGCCACATCACCGATCAAGTGCTGGAGCTTGATGAGGAGGCCAAAGCTGCAGGGGTAACGATTATCCCGGACCTTGGTGTGGCTCCGGGGATGATTAATATCCTGTCCGGTTATGGAGCAAGTAAGCTGGATGAGCTCAAATCGATTCGCCTTTTCGTAGGCGGAATTCCCGTTCAGCCCGAACCTCCCTTAGAATACAACCACGTGTTCTCTATGGAAGGGCTGCTCGATCATTATACCGATCCATCGACAATTATTAGAAACGGCCGATTGGCAGAGGTTCCGTCACTTACAGAAGTGGAACAACTCCACTTCGAGCGTTTTGGCCCCTTGGAAGCTTTTCACACGTCTGGAGGAACATCTACTTTACTGAAATCTTATCCAGCCATTGATACGCTGGAATATAAAACGATCCGTTACCGCGGACATGCGGAAAAAATGAAGCTGTTAGTCGACTTACAGCTGACCCGCAATGATTATGAAGTAGAAGTCGGCGGTGTTAAAGTAAAGCCGCGGGAAGTATTGCTGAAGACGTTAGATCCGATTGTAGACTTAAAAGATAAAGACGATGCGGTCCTGCTTCGTGTCTGTGTCGGCGGAATGAAAAACGGCGCAGATACTACCTATCAGTACGAAATGGTCACATATAAAGATAGGGAAAATAAAGTTACAGCGATGGCGCGGGCGACCGCTAACACGATCTCCGTTGTCGCTCAAATGATCGGAAGCCAGGCAATTACGAAAAAAGGCGTCTGCCCGCCAGAACAAATCGTGCCGGGAAATCTTTATATAGTGGAGATGGCGAAGCGCGGCGTAGTGATTAACGAAAAGAGAATATAA
- a CDS encoding CaiB/BaiF CoA transferase family protein, with amino-acid sequence MIELTALKGIRVLDLTRVLAGPYCSMILGDLGAEVIKVEAPGGSDDTRKWGPPFQEGVSAYYLCANRSKKSLTVNLKTNEGRQIIEKLTANSDVVLHNFKTGTMERLGLDYSSLKEINPRIVYCSITGFGETGPYKNLPGYDFIIQAMSGLMSITGDEQSGPQKLGVAITDILTGLYACIGIEAALLERNQSGLGQKIDLSLYDSAVSSLVNIGSNYLLSGQLPKRLGNHHANIVPYQTFCASDGEMVIAVGNDKQFAALCGIIQQRALALDERFKTNPDRVACRNELIPILQRALLKNPTAYWKEKCQEAGIPFGAIQTVEDLVKDEQLNARDMFVSAKHPKAGEVKMIGSPLKLVRTPPSVSSHPPEPGEHTEQILQSIGYSSAEIKDLRKTNTI; translated from the coding sequence GTGATTGAACTGACAGCACTAAAAGGAATCCGCGTGCTCGACTTAACACGCGTGCTGGCCGGACCCTATTGTTCGATGATCCTTGGTGATCTTGGGGCGGAAGTAATTAAAGTGGAGGCTCCCGGCGGAAGCGATGATACGAGAAAATGGGGACCACCCTTTCAGGAAGGCGTAAGTGCTTATTATTTATGCGCGAACCGCAGCAAAAAAAGCCTCACCGTAAACTTAAAAACAAATGAGGGCAGGCAAATTATAGAAAAACTCACAGCTAATAGTGACGTCGTTCTTCATAATTTCAAAACCGGCACGATGGAGCGGCTCGGCCTTGATTATTCGTCATTAAAAGAGATTAATCCCCGGATTGTCTACTGTTCGATCACGGGATTTGGGGAGACCGGACCTTATAAAAACCTGCCGGGCTACGATTTTATTATCCAGGCGATGAGCGGGCTGATGAGCATTACAGGCGATGAACAATCGGGTCCGCAAAAACTTGGCGTTGCGATTACCGATATTTTAACGGGATTATATGCGTGTATTGGAATAGAGGCTGCCCTGCTTGAAAGAAATCAATCCGGTCTCGGGCAGAAAATCGACCTATCCCTCTATGATTCTGCGGTCAGCTCGCTCGTTAATATTGGCAGCAATTATTTATTGTCAGGGCAGCTTCCAAAGAGACTTGGAAATCATCATGCCAACATCGTTCCTTACCAGACCTTTTGTGCAAGCGACGGTGAAATGGTCATAGCTGTCGGCAATGATAAGCAGTTTGCCGCACTGTGTGGAATCATCCAACAGCGGGCCTTAGCGTTAGATGAACGATTTAAGACTAACCCTGACCGGGTTGCCTGCCGAAATGAGCTTATTCCGATTTTGCAGCGAGCTCTTTTGAAAAATCCGACCGCTTATTGGAAGGAAAAATGTCAGGAAGCCGGCATTCCGTTTGGAGCGATTCAGACAGTCGAAGATCTCGTTAAAGATGAACAGCTCAACGCTCGCGATATGTTTGTTTCTGCGAAGCATCCAAAAGCCGGCGAGGTCAAGATGATCGGCAGCCCTTTAAAGCTGGTGCGCACCCCTCCATCTGTCAGCAGCCATCCTCCTGAACCCGGGGAGCACACCGAACAAATTTTACAGTCGATAGGTTATTCCAGCGCCGAGATTAAAGATCTGAGAAAAACGAACACGATATAA
- a CDS encoding acyl-CoA dehydrogenase family protein — translation MNFEYNDEQALLRKTVRDFTDKEIMPYIGEWDAKGYFNKDLMKKLADLGVMGVCIPEKYGGSGMDYNSLAIVCEELERGDTAFRTAVSVHTGLNSMSLLQWGTEEQKQKYLVPQAKGEKIGAFGLTEPGAGSDVAALQSTAKREDDYYILNGQKTWISLCDTADHFLVFAYTDKSKKHHGISAFIVERAMEGFSSKATKGKLGIRAGNTGELFFDQVKVPKENLVGKEGEGFKIAMAALDNGRFTVAAGACGQIMACLEASVEYCHERQTFGKEIGRHQLVQQMIAKMEAGLQMSRLLVFRAGELKNKGVRNTRETSLAKWQACDFANQAADDAVQIHGAYGYSNEYPVERYLRNSKAPVIYEGTREIHTIMQAEYVLGYRKDKPLNKMLPAWE, via the coding sequence ATGAACTTTGAATATAACGATGAACAAGCGCTGCTGCGTAAAACGGTCCGCGACTTTACCGATAAAGAGATTATGCCATATATCGGCGAGTGGGACGCTAAAGGTTACTTTAATAAAGATCTGATGAAAAAGCTGGCGGATTTAGGGGTGATGGGAGTCTGCATTCCGGAAAAATACGGAGGAAGCGGGATGGATTATAATTCGCTGGCTATCGTTTGTGAGGAATTAGAGCGTGGCGATACCGCTTTTCGAACAGCGGTTTCTGTACACACCGGCTTAAACAGCATGTCCCTTCTGCAATGGGGAACAGAGGAACAGAAACAGAAATATCTTGTACCGCAGGCAAAAGGCGAAAAAATCGGAGCCTTTGGGTTAACCGAGCCGGGAGCCGGTTCTGATGTAGCGGCTCTGCAGTCAACCGCCAAACGAGAAGACGATTATTATATTTTAAATGGACAAAAAACGTGGATTTCGCTATGTGACACAGCCGATCACTTCCTCGTTTTCGCTTACACCGATAAATCAAAAAAGCACCACGGCATCTCAGCTTTTATTGTAGAACGAGCGATGGAAGGTTTCTCATCAAAAGCAACAAAAGGAAAGCTCGGCATTCGAGCCGGTAATACAGGAGAGCTGTTTTTTGACCAGGTGAAGGTACCCAAAGAAAACCTTGTCGGAAAAGAAGGCGAAGGATTTAAAATTGCGATGGCCGCCCTCGATAACGGCCGCTTTACCGTAGCTGCAGGAGCGTGCGGGCAGATTATGGCCTGTCTTGAAGCAAGTGTCGAATACTGCCATGAGCGCCAGACGTTTGGAAAAGAAATCGGCCGCCACCAGCTCGTCCAGCAGATGATTGCCAAAATGGAAGCCGGGCTGCAGATGAGCCGACTGCTCGTTTTCCGGGCCGGTGAGCTGAAAAATAAAGGGGTGCGCAATACTCGGGAAACTTCTTTGGCGAAATGGCAGGCCTGTGATTTCGCTAACCAGGCCGCTGATGACGCTGTCCAAATCCACGGCGCCTATGGCTATTCCAATGAGTATCCGGTGGAGCGCTATTTGCGCAACTCAAAAGCCCCGGTGATTTATGAAGGAACACGGGAAATCCATACGATCATGCAGGCGGAGTACGTGCTCGGCTACCGTAAAGATAAACCATTAAATAAAATGCTGCCGGCCTGGGAGTAG
- the fabG gene encoding 3-oxoacyl-ACP reductase FabG: MGKSFKNRTALITGGSRGIGKGIARRFAEDGAKVAVIDVNEEALNEIESEFKEEGFDIFCKTANVVDFKQVENAAREVHEQFGSLDILVNNAGVIRDNMLFKMTDSDWDTVMDVHLKGSFNAARACQKFMVDQKYGRIINISSTSALGNRGQANYATAKAGLQGFTKTLAIELGKFNITANAVAPGFIETDMTKETAARIGISFDDLIKASVEKIPVGRSGKPEDIANAVAFYADERSSFVNGQVIYVAGGPKD; this comes from the coding sequence ATGGGAAAATCATTTAAAAATCGAACAGCATTAATTACTGGTGGAAGCCGAGGAATCGGAAAAGGCATTGCCCGCCGTTTTGCGGAAGATGGAGCGAAGGTGGCCGTCATTGACGTGAACGAGGAAGCCTTAAATGAAATAGAAAGTGAATTCAAAGAAGAAGGGTTTGATATTTTCTGTAAGACAGCGAATGTCGTGGACTTTAAACAGGTGGAGAATGCGGCCCGCGAGGTTCACGAACAGTTCGGTTCCCTTGATATATTAGTGAACAATGCCGGTGTAATCCGTGATAATATGCTGTTTAAGATGACTGACTCTGACTGGGATACTGTCATGGACGTTCACCTAAAAGGATCCTTTAACGCTGCAAGAGCCTGCCAGAAGTTTATGGTTGATCAAAAATACGGAAGAATTATTAATATTTCCTCTACTTCTGCTTTAGGAAACCGCGGACAAGCTAACTATGCGACAGCGAAAGCAGGCTTGCAGGGATTTACGAAAACATTAGCTATTGAATTAGGAAAATTCAACATTACCGCTAATGCTGTGGCTCCAGGTTTTATCGAAACAGACATGACGAAAGAAACCGCTGCAAGAATCGGGATTTCTTTTGATGACCTTATTAAAGCAAGTGTTGAGAAAATCCCAGTCGGCCGAAGCGGCAAACCGGAAGATATTGCGAATGCCGTTGCTTTCTATGCGGACGAAAGATCTTCTTTTGTAAATGGGCAGGTCATATACGTGGCCGGCGGTCCAAAAGACTAA